The sequence taataaataaaagtcaTCCCGAGAAACAAGCCTCGATCGTTATCTCAAATGTTTTCATTAATCATTCTCTTTTATTCATCCTCTTAATTAATGTTAATCATTCACATACTTGCAAAAACCTGCAAAACAAAACCCTACAAACTCATATTGTACGTAGCAATCATGCATTCAACAAAAGATAAAAATGTCTGATCACGTACCCTTTGATATACACATCGAGATCATGAAACGGCTTCCTGTTAAATCATTGATTCGATTCAGTTCAGTTTCAAAAAGATGGAAGTCTTTAATAAATAGCTCAAAGTTTATTGCTGATTACACCAAGCTCCATTCTCAGCGGCAGCATCTTCTTATAAAGTACATGAATCATTCTTCATATCCTCAACAAATTTGTTTTGTTTCGATTGTTGATGATGATACTTTCCCCGAACACAGGCTTATTATGACAACTCCCAACTCCCTTATTCTTGAGAAATTAGAACCAGTTGGTAGCTCGGATTGTTCTGTTTTGTCGGCCAATTTTGTAGTAATCTAACGAATATCCAAAGAAGGCTGTTATTTGGAATCCTTCACTAAGAATATCTGTTTCTATTTATGTGCGTCATTTGAAAAAATACGGTCcatataatataatttttttttatgctTTCGGGGTTTGTCCAAACACTCTTGACCCGAAGACAGGGGCGTCTTCGGTGCATGTGCGAAGTGTGCAGCCGCACAGGGCCCCAAATTTTGAAAAACCTATATAATAATTCATTTATTCGTACATCGTAACGGAATATCTTACTTGAGGTCTATCATCTAACAAAAAAGACTTCATAGATTGACGTTTATAGGTATTAAAAACAATATAATGGGGGTATTGACTATAAAGAGTTGACCAATTACTTCGTTACAAAAAATGTTAGGATTACGGTTTTATATAAACAATAGTGTAACTATAACGAGCTGACAACTATTTGAGAATAACATTTTGCAACGGTTGTTTTGAaatttgttaattttattgattacgctatcatagtattattatatattatacgtaTTGAAAAAAATTAACATGCATAAGAGCCCTTTTTAAGTTTCGAACATGACCTTCGAAATTAGCGAGACGGCCCTGCCCGAAGATAATCAAAATTTGTAAATTTGATGGCAATGTGGAAGTTGAGGTTTTTACATTAAGTACAAAGGTGTGGAGGAGTACATTAAGTAATATTATGCTTAGTAAGAACGTTAATATCACATGGACTAACATTAACGTTGTTATAGATGGGTTAATTTATTGGTTTGCGTGTGAAACACGTGAGAGATACTAAATGATTGTTTCATTTGATTTGACGAGTGAAGAGTTTATGGAAATACAACTCCCGGATGAATTTAAATCATCAAGTCGCGATCAAATGGATTTACAGATATTCAAGCTTAGGGAGTCTCTTTCCGTGGTTCAACACAAGAACAATGATTGTGAAGTGTGGATAATGGTGAACAATGTTACAAGATCATTTACCAAGCTCTTCAACATCAATGGCCCAGATTTATCGGTGAGGAACCTATGTGGATTTAAGAAGAATGACCAACTTATATTGAAAAATGATAGTGGCATTGAAGGTTCAGGTGACCTTGTAGCTTATGACCCCTACACAGAACGCATCAACAATTTCGGGATTTATGGAAGAATTTCTTCCATAAATGTGACATCCTATTCGGAGTCACTACTGTTGCTTGATAGCCCAAAATCATCCATAATATATGGAAGACGCCACATTTTTTGATGTGAAAATAAGAAGGGAACAGTTGTGGAACATATATGGAAGAAAGCTAGGTATAATTAAATAAAGATCAGAGAGTAATTAGTTTCTTCTTGGGATTCATATTCATGCATATTCTTTTTTGTTATATTATCCGCAAACATGTTAGTTTTTTAGTTTGAAGACACTTATGTTACTCTGTTTTTGCAGGGGATCTGATATCTGTCATGGCTTCCTATTAAATCATTGATTCGATTCACATCATTTTAAAAAACATGGAAGTCTTTAATCGGTAGTTCACAGTTTATTGCTGATTACACCAAGCTCCATTCTCAGCGGCAGCATCTTCTTATAAAGTACATGAATTATTCTTCATATACTCGACAAAATTGTTTTGTttcgattgatgatgatgatactttccCCATGCTTTATGTGACAACTGCCGAGTCCCTAGGGCTTGAGAAGTTACAAGTAGTTGGTAGATCGCGCAGCCTGTTATGTTTTGTCGATGTACCTGGTAATTTTGTGTATACACAGGGTGACATTGACGTTGTTATTTGGAATCCTTCAATAACAAAGATTGTTGGTATTTATGTGCATAATGTGAAAAAAGGTTGTTCACATTATGGATATTCTTTTGTTGGTTTCGGGGTTTGTCCAAACACTCTTGACCCAAACGTAGTCAAGATTTGTACATGTGAATGCAATGTGGAAGTTGAGGTTTACACATTAAGTTAAAGGGTGTGGAGAAGTCCGTTAAGTAATATTATGCTTGGTAAGAACGTTGATATCATGAATCCTTACTATTACGTAGTTATAGATGGGTTTATTTATTGGTATGCGATTGAAAATCGTGAGGAAATTTATTGATTCTTTCATTTGATTTGACAAATGAAGAATTTAGGGAGATACAACTCCCGAATAAATTAAAGTTATTATACTGTTATCGAATATTCAAGGTAAGGGAGTGTCTAGCTCTGGTTCTACGTTCTAGCAAGGTCTCAGAAGATGTTTTTGAAGTGTGGAAGATGGAGATTAATGGTGTAACAATATCCTTTACCAACCACTACAACATCTACATATTACCAGACTTATCGGTGAAGAACCAGACTTATCAGTgtgtcatttatttcaacgacactcattaTTTGCGCACACACGTGTTCGGGAGGCCCGATTCTATTTCACAAATTTAtcttttggggtgggtcgggtGAGAGTACAAAAATTACTTGGGTAAAATGGGACGATTCTATCTTGTCCTATGAAAATGGGGGTCTTAATATCGGGTCTCTTCGTGAAAAAATTTTAGCTCTTTTGGGGAAATGGTTTTGGCAGGTCAATAACCGACAAAACTAATTATGGGTCTTGGTTCTTAAAATCATTCATGGTGCTAACGGATTACTCCTGCCTTCGGGCTCGTGTAGCCCACAAGGCAAGAGTAGTGTTTGGCTTAACATTTTACGTGCATGTTATAGTATCAAGAATCTGGGTGTAAACTTTGTTGGCTCCTTTACGAAGATCATTGGAGACGGTTCGAGTACAAAATTCTGGGACGATGCTTGGCTACTTGAAGTTCCACTAAAAGACAAGTTCAAAAGACTTCACTATTTCGAGGCAGAAACGGATGCATTGGTACACGATAGGAGTACTTGGTCCGAACAAGTGCATAGCTCTTCATGGAGCTGGAaacctttaacgacccgtcaaagtacacttgacgaccatcgttatcttggtc comes from Rutidosis leptorrhynchoides isolate AG116_Rl617_1_P2 chromosome 4, CSIRO_AGI_Rlap_v1, whole genome shotgun sequence and encodes:
- the LOC139842140 gene encoding F-box protein At1g30790-like is translated as MSDHVPFDIHIEIMKRLPVKSLIRFSSVSKRWKSLINSSKFIADYTKLHSQRQHLLIKYMNHSSYPQQICFVSIVDDDTFPEHRLIMTTPNSLILEKLEPVGSSDCSVLSANFVVI